The Paenibacillus sophorae genome has a segment encoding these proteins:
- a CDS encoding helix-turn-helix domain-containing protein, which yields MTDTLGKRLRTLRKQHNLTMAELATKIYIPVFDDQGKETLDFKQINPSTISNLENDKNKPTSDLIIALAKFFNVSCDWLLTGKEFEPATEEQRIKREFEMKQYNDLLMLYKKLLELKPLVDALEIIEKE from the coding sequence TTGACCGATACACTAGGGAAACGTTTAAGAACATTAAGAAAACAACACAATTTAACAATGGCTGAATTAGCAACTAAGATTTACATTCCTGTTTTTGATGATCAAGGAAAAGAAACATTAGATTTTAAACAAATTAATCCCTCGACTATTAGCAACCTTGAGAATGACAAAAATAAGCCCACATCTGATCTGATAATAGCACTTGCAAAATTTTTCAATGTTTCATGCGATTGGCTATTAACAGGAAAAGAATTTGAGCCAGCGACAGAAGAACAAAGAATTAAAAGAGAATTTGAAATGAAACAGTATAACGATTTACTTATGCTCTATAAAAAATTATTAGAACTGAAACCACTTGTTGATGCCTTGGAAATTATAGAAAAAGAATAA
- a CDS encoding helix-turn-helix domain-containing protein, which translates to MIKIKIAEMLGKHKMSRKDLAEATGIRQATVGLLYNEEIKRIEVEWLDKICKVFNCSLTDIIDYYPDDMITEESSYVLQNNKLEEQPHLKRIIRTNE; encoded by the coding sequence ATGATAAAAATTAAAATTGCAGAAATGCTTGGTAAACATAAAATGTCACGTAAAGACTTAGCTGAAGCAACTGGCATTAGACAAGCAACTGTAGGATTACTTTACAATGAAGAGATAAAGCGTATTGAAGTTGAATGGCTTGATAAAATTTGTAAAGTATTTAATTGCTCCTTGACTGATATCATTGATTACTATCCCGATGATATGATCACAGAGGAATCAAGTTACGTCCTACAAAATAATAAGCTAGAAGAACAACCGCATCTAAAACGTATTATCAGAACAAATGAATAA
- a CDS encoding accessory gene regulator B family protein — protein sequence MIDKAALYIATGIKRRIPNHPASVNVLAFSLGFVINTLSIIILSLLISLFTKRTDEITVLLIAFALLRQVSGGFHLNSGVKCVLFTSTIFTLVSLFQLNEVGILILNIISMILILIYAPTDIEKQSRIKRKYYPLLKIISVILISTSFFISSSSLALAFFLQSLTLIRLKGGDK from the coding sequence ATGATTGATAAAGCAGCTTTATATATAGCAACAGGAATTAAAAGAAGAATCCCAAATCATCCAGCGAGTGTTAATGTGTTAGCCTTTTCTCTTGGGTTTGTTATTAATACATTGTCGATCATCATTTTGTCATTGTTAATATCGTTGTTCACTAAACGAACAGATGAAATTACGGTTTTATTGATAGCATTTGCTTTATTAAGACAAGTTTCTGGAGGTTTCCATTTAAATTCTGGAGTTAAATGTGTCCTATTTACCAGCACTATATTTACTTTGGTTTCGCTATTTCAATTAAATGAGGTGGGAATTTTAATACTAAATATAATTAGCATGATTTTAATTCTCATTTATGCTCCAACGGATATAGAAAAACAAAGTAGAATCAAAAGAAAGTACTATCCATTGTTAAAAATTATTTCGGTTATTTTAATATCCACTAGTTTTTTTATATCAAGTAGTAGTCTAGCACTGGCATTTTTTCTTCAATCGTTAACTTTAATTCGCTTGAAAGGAGGTGATAAGTAA
- a CDS encoding AgrD family cyclic lactone autoinducer peptide has protein sequence MKKLANKMTIKAFVGVATILSILAVCVVSTASVIYVYQGNTPNELLK, from the coding sequence ATGAAGAAACTTGCAAACAAAATGACAATTAAGGCGTTTGTGGGAGTAGCGACTATTTTATCTATTCTTGCAGTCTGTGTTGTTAGTACTGCTAGTGTAATTTATGTTTATCAGGGCAATACGCCCAATGAACTACTTAAGTAA
- a CDS encoding LytTR family DNA-binding domain-containing protein, with protein sequence MSDIANNITVYLDPKGKNGLAELDINKITYMELDKTIKSVVIHTLDNVYYINGSLTQWTNLLINSGFDFVRADRNTLINVKNVVSLDKDFNWAFFDDERKKHCLLSENGYKMVKQKGNLNVNEISLKESPSW encoded by the coding sequence ATGAGCGATATAGCCAATAACATAACGGTTTATCTAGATCCAAAAGGTAAAAATGGGCTTGCAGAATTAGATATTAATAAGATTACATACATGGAGCTGGACAAAACAATAAAAAGTGTAGTCATTCACACACTTGATAATGTTTATTATATCAATGGTAGTCTAACTCAATGGACAAACCTATTAATTAATTCTGGATTCGATTTTGTTAGGGCAGACCGCAACACACTAATCAATGTCAAAAATGTTGTTTCACTGGATAAGGATTTCAATTGGGCATTTTTCGATGATGAAAGAAAGAAACATTGTCTATTGTCTGAAAATGGTTATAAAATGGTGAAACAAAAAGGAAATTTAAATGTAAATGAAATTTCACTAAAGGAGTCACCTTCGTGGTGA
- a CDS encoding helix-turn-helix domain-containing protein, translating into MARYKLTPRLTKILKERGIKQIEIANKADIPQPYISRFDGSDKGLYDISNLYSIAKGLNLKIEDLFTIEEIKKKQDGDN; encoded by the coding sequence ATGGCAAGATATAAGTTAACACCAAGATTGACTAAAATATTAAAAGAGCGTGGTATAAAGCAAATTGAAATTGCAAATAAAGCAGACATACCACAACCATATATATCTAGGTTTGATGGGTCTGACAAAGGATTATATGACATATCGAACCTTTACTCAATTGCCAAAGGACTCAATTTAAAAATTGAGGATCTATTCACCATTGAAGAAATAAAAAAGAAACAAGACGGCGATAATTAG
- a CDS encoding helix-turn-helix transcriptional regulator, with protein sequence MLKVTPRLNELLEEKGYSQAAFAKKYGFAQKTINSFDGNKQHRTVLLFGVARALGLNVEDLFLVEEIPDTPDTEGSEGV encoded by the coding sequence ATGCTGAAAGTAACACCGCGATTAAATGAATTACTGGAGGAAAAAGGATATAGTCAAGCGGCATTTGCTAAAAAGTATGGTTTCGCACAAAAAACAATTAATTCTTTTGATGGCAATAAACAACATAGAACGGTATTATTATTTGGTGTGGCAAGAGCATTAGGACTTAATGTTGAAGATTTATTTTTAGTCGAGGAAATTCCAGACACACCAGACACAGAGGGATCAGAAGGAGTTTAA
- a CDS encoding tyrosine-type recombinase/integrase, producing the protein METAIHNVVGLHAGSVWEDIQTFIGQFISKNTQGNYSRSLEQFFMWYRGKKLNELVADDLPIRNADMIKYQKYLREHEADYTNATINNVIEAIRSLYRFLKINDYEVNPDATKVKPLPNDSERCGELYVHEAEEWANIVLATKKGQEKSALIRLAYTTSFRKASLLAIEWDDIKLNLSGNYYEVTVVGKGGKKHTVAISIELYNELLKIKEQKYYARYNDNKIFHLSLHGIQDMIDYLREETGIPPERNIKFHSLRNVASMFGTLEEAKRHYNHSSIVVTEKSYRHKDKDMSNSISLRIGKEIDYGVFEELSKDQLIELIKEQEFVIQMGMEKRAKEVVK; encoded by the coding sequence ATGGAAACAGCAATACATAATGTAGTAGGATTACACGCTGGCTCGGTTTGGGAGGACATTCAAACCTTTATCGGGCAATTTATTAGCAAAAATACACAAGGAAACTATAGTAGAAGTCTAGAACAGTTCTTTATGTGGTATAGAGGAAAAAAATTAAACGAATTGGTTGCTGATGATCTACCTATTAGGAATGCGGATATGATTAAATATCAAAAATATCTTCGGGAACATGAAGCTGATTACACAAACGCTACGATAAATAATGTAATTGAAGCCATAAGAAGTTTATATAGGTTTCTGAAAATTAACGACTATGAAGTTAATCCAGACGCAACAAAAGTTAAACCTCTGCCTAATGATTCCGAAAGATGTGGAGAACTATATGTACATGAGGCCGAAGAATGGGCAAATATTGTACTAGCCACAAAAAAAGGTCAAGAAAAATCTGCTCTGATTAGACTGGCATATACAACAAGTTTTAGAAAAGCAAGTTTGTTGGCAATAGAATGGGATGATATTAAGTTAAATCTATCCGGTAATTATTATGAAGTTACTGTGGTTGGTAAAGGTGGAAAAAAACATACCGTTGCAATTTCAATTGAGCTATACAATGAGTTATTAAAAATTAAAGAACAAAAATATTATGCTCGTTATAACGATAACAAGATATTTCATTTAAGCCTTCACGGAATTCAGGATATGATAGATTATTTACGTGAGGAAACAGGTATTCCCCCAGAGAGAAATATTAAATTCCATAGTTTAAGAAACGTTGCATCAATGTTTGGAACATTGGAGGAAGCAAAGCGACACTATAATCATTCCAGTATTGTTGTGACAGAAAAAAGTTATAGACATAAAGATAAGGATATGAGCAATAGCATTAGTCTTCGAATTGGCAAGGAGATTGATTATGGAGTGTTTGAAGAACTAAGCAAGGACCAACTTATTGAATTGATCAAAGAACAGGAATTTGTAATTCAAATGGGAATGGAAAAACGTGCAAAGGAAGTTGTAAAGTAA
- a CDS encoding DNA/RNA helicase, translated as MKTWLSDIIKEEYKQWKAGNIVLIGTGTGSGKSYFIRNKLSSYAEYEQSDILFIFNRKELHKQNKEQIELNNNYRIHTTTYQEIEHQISNSGCYDFTPYTYIVCDECHYFTDDSSFNHNSDLSFNAIMRLNNKIRIFMSATGSTLFSFICNSVNKKTKVWEYRGKRQFNQVASLSFYSKDESVKRYIQQHFNGNEKIIWFCKSTKKAAKLHNEFPNSYFLCSNNGNNKKYLQLINDRTIITDGEKITFDRKYLFTTKVLDNGYDLKDEQIKLIICDEFDINTMIQCIGRKRSLSDDDKVHIVLFNYSNKSINGYKNVFVDKLKEADIFLKEGVAGRNEFIGRFAQKSNYIIYDQPSPDNKYVSDKKISTVKYLKVQNDLAIINEMLDHNRELKKIREGLGEKSRSDAYMMYILELMDMKSCRDLDKIYQEQDLGEYLDSLLGKRLYKQEQKELIERIAIKDYRGRIQKDVNQIDSYLRSNNLKYAVASFKDNNKKLDDGSDNPNRGKWYWLVSRFE; from the coding sequence ATGAAAACATGGTTGTCCGATATTATTAAAGAAGAATACAAACAGTGGAAGGCTGGAAATATTGTTCTAATAGGAACAGGAACGGGTTCAGGTAAATCATATTTTATTCGTAACAAGTTATCATCATATGCAGAGTATGAACAATCAGATATTTTATTCATATTCAACCGGAAAGAATTACATAAGCAGAACAAGGAACAAATTGAATTAAACAATAATTACAGAATACATACAACTACATATCAAGAAATCGAACATCAAATATCGAATAGCGGTTGTTATGATTTTACTCCATACACATATATCGTATGTGATGAGTGTCATTACTTTACAGATGATAGTTCATTCAATCATAATAGTGATCTTTCGTTTAATGCCATTATGAGACTAAACAACAAAATTCGAATATTTATGTCGGCTACTGGCTCAACACTATTCTCATTTATTTGTAATTCTGTTAATAAAAAAACTAAAGTGTGGGAGTATAGAGGAAAACGGCAATTCAATCAAGTTGCTTCACTTTCTTTTTATTCGAAGGATGAATCAGTCAAACGATACATACAGCAGCATTTTAACGGGAATGAAAAAATCATATGGTTCTGTAAATCAACTAAGAAGGCGGCAAAATTACATAATGAATTTCCAAATTCATATTTTTTGTGTAGTAATAACGGAAACAACAAAAAATATCTTCAATTAATTAATGATCGCACAATAATAACAGATGGCGAGAAGATTACATTTGACCGAAAGTATCTCTTTACAACCAAGGTTCTTGATAATGGTTATGATCTTAAAGATGAACAAATCAAATTAATCATCTGTGACGAGTTTGATATCAATACCATGATTCAATGTATAGGACGTAAACGTTCATTATCAGATGATGATAAAGTACATATTGTTTTATTCAATTATAGTAATAAATCTATTAATGGGTATAAAAATGTATTTGTTGATAAGCTCAAAGAAGCAGATATCTTTCTTAAGGAAGGAGTAGCAGGACGTAATGAGTTTATTGGTAGGTTTGCTCAAAAATCAAATTATATCATTTATGATCAACCTTCACCAGATAATAAATATGTGAGCGATAAAAAGATATCTACAGTGAAGTATCTGAAGGTACAAAACGATTTGGCTATTATTAACGAAATGCTTGATCACAATCGAGAACTAAAAAAAATTAGAGAGGGACTAGGGGAGAAGAGTCGGAGCGATGCTTATATGATGTATATCTTAGAATTGATGGATATGAAAAGTTGTAGAGACTTAGACAAGATTTATCAGGAACAGGATTTAGGTGAGTATCTTGATTCCCTATTAGGAAAGCGACTATATAAACAGGAACAGAAAGAATTAATTGAACGAATCGCCATTAAAGATTATCGTGGTAGAATTCAGAAAGATGTAAATCAAATTGACTCATATCTTCGATCTAACAATTTGAAATATGCAGTTGCAAGTTTCAAGGATAATAATAAGAAACTTGATGATGGTAGTGATAACCCTAACCGTGGAAAGTGGTATTGGTTAGTAAGCAGATTTGAGTAA
- a CDS encoding Ig-like domain-containing protein, producing the protein MSYLDKYKRYNESLGRSVKEEREEDSKSFISSAFKDIPNYEEVYLNDNEEFSSVQMISDAKIPTTKIVVMYSNTTIKSGDLLKRQNGERWICLSCDPNSVYDKGTIEKTNINLKWVDENGIVQSHPSVLYFNARSTSGIDEGNIMTLPDGRRQIVLQRNEHTLKLKRDKRFIIGGEAFKVIDIDYVSDEGLVNLSLQSSGDLNPANDNLELGIADYYNNIADYKIEILNGSFATISKDQTLQLNVNLTNRDIPVKSPVIEYLVSDAEVANIDFNGLITPIKTGSIYVTATYMNVSTQIEVSIAESTAYGYTCEIIGSDEIAKGMTKSYTVKFYRNGVEYPDESNFTLTADDGVSSTNLAIISYQDSAENICKVSGQALGYVRLHVSNTNGLSSTSKRLRIKSLF; encoded by the coding sequence ATGAGTTATTTAGATAAGTATAAAAGATACAATGAATCGCTTGGTAGAAGTGTTAAAGAAGAAAGAGAAGAAGATTCAAAGAGTTTCATATCCTCGGCCTTTAAAGATATCCCTAACTATGAAGAAGTGTACTTGAATGATAATGAAGAATTCTCAAGTGTGCAAATGATATCTGATGCAAAGATACCAACAACTAAAATTGTTGTTATGTATTCGAATACTACCATAAAATCTGGAGATTTATTGAAGAGACAAAATGGAGAAAGATGGATATGTCTAAGTTGTGACCCTAACTCTGTGTACGATAAAGGAACAATTGAAAAGACCAACATCAACCTAAAATGGGTAGACGAAAATGGAATCGTTCAATCTCATCCATCTGTCCTCTACTTTAATGCTCGTTCAACTTCTGGCATTGATGAAGGAAACATAATGACTCTCCCTGATGGACGTAGACAGATTGTTTTGCAACGTAATGAACATACGCTTAAGTTAAAACGCGACAAACGCTTTATTATTGGCGGTGAGGCATTTAAGGTAATCGACATTGATTATGTTAGTGATGAGGGATTGGTCAATCTAAGTTTGCAATCGTCTGGAGACTTAAATCCTGCTAATGATAATTTAGAGTTAGGGATTGCAGACTATTACAATAATATAGCAGACTATAAGATTGAAATCTTAAACGGATCTTTTGCAACAATTAGTAAAGATCAAACGCTTCAATTAAATGTTAATTTAACAAATAGAGATATCCCCGTTAAATCCCCCGTAATAGAATACCTCGTTAGTGACGCAGAAGTAGCTAATATTGATTTCAATGGATTAATTACACCAATTAAAACAGGTTCGATTTATGTTACTGCTACATACATGAATGTGTCTACACAAATTGAAGTAAGTATAGCGGAATCAACTGCCTATGGATACACCTGTGAAATTATTGGCTCTGATGAAATTGCTAAAGGAATGACTAAATCCTATACTGTTAAATTTTATCGCAACGGGGTTGAGTATCCAGATGAAAGTAATTTTACATTAACTGCTGATGATGGAGTGTCTAGTACCAATTTAGCGATCATTAGTTATCAAGATAGTGCGGAAAATATCTGTAAGGTTTCGGGACAAGCTTTGGGATATGTTAGATTGCATGTTTCAAATACTAATGGTTTATCCTCAACAAGCAAAAGATTAAGAATTAAATCACTATTTTAA